One Polynucleobacter sp. MG-5-Ahmo-C2 genomic window carries:
- a CDS encoding urate hydroxylase PuuD: MASILTSLGRTVLAGFVLLILIILALGGNFSSAELPFVFRWLHVMFGVMWIGLLWYFNFVQIPSMPKIPDEQKPAIGKVIAPAALFWFRYAALFTVLTGLIVAALNGYLHQAFTLQAPFRAIGLGMWIALVMAFNVWFIIWPNQKRALGIVAVEADVKAKSARVAMLTSRLNTLLSIPMLFLMVAQSHNTTWFVIVS, translated from the coding sequence ATGGCATCAATCTTGACCTCTTTGGGACGTACTGTTTTGGCTGGTTTCGTACTTCTCATTCTCATCATCCTCGCTTTGGGCGGTAACTTTAGTTCAGCCGAATTGCCTTTCGTATTCCGTTGGTTGCATGTAATGTTTGGTGTGATGTGGATTGGTTTGCTCTGGTACTTTAACTTTGTGCAAATTCCTTCTATGCCAAAAATCCCTGATGAGCAAAAGCCAGCGATTGGCAAGGTAATTGCTCCAGCTGCATTGTTCTGGTTCCGTTACGCAGCACTCTTCACGGTTCTCACTGGTTTGATTGTTGCTGCTCTAAATGGTTACTTGCATCAAGCATTCACATTACAAGCCCCATTCCGTGCAATCGGTTTAGGCATGTGGATCGCTTTGGTAATGGCATTCAACGTTTGGTTCATCATTTGGCCAAATCAAAAGCGCGCTCTTGGTATCGTTGCTGTAGAAGCTGATGTAAAAGCAAAATCTGCACGCGTTGCAATGTTGACTTCCCGTTTGAATACATTGCTATCTATCCCAATGTTGTTCTTGATGGTTGCTCAATCACACAACACTACTTGGTTTGTGATCGTTTCTTAA
- a CDS encoding NAD(P)/FAD-dependent oxidoreductase, with the protein MTQNTPQSSIIVIIGSGLAGFTLVREIRKLDKAIPITLITREPGYFYSKPMLSTALASKKESDQLISTTAEGMATQLAINILSETEVSAIDTTAQSLQTSKGAISYAKLVLTLGADQIRIPLEGNAADEVLTVNDLEDYAKFRNAIASKKKVAILGAGLIGCEFANDLVLGDYEVDVIDLAPQVLGRLLPEAAAKELQDKLSDAGVRWHFSTTAKAINRNGDAIQISLANGEAISCDVVLSAVGLKPRLDLAKAAGIKTGVGIQVNRELETSEKNIYSLGDCAEVEGLVLPYVMPIMQAARALAPTLLGQVTALSYPAMPVMIKTPALPTVVSPPAKDSEGQWKTTGIDGGIEARFESPDGKLLGFALLGTATAQRAALSKELPPLLQ; encoded by the coding sequence TTGACTCAAAACACACCCCAATCTTCCATCATTGTCATTATTGGCAGTGGTCTGGCTGGGTTCACACTAGTTCGTGAAATTCGCAAGCTTGATAAGGCAATACCGATTACCCTAATCACACGCGAGCCTGGTTATTTTTATTCCAAACCCATGCTCTCAACTGCACTTGCTAGCAAGAAGGAATCTGATCAACTGATTTCTACTACTGCTGAAGGCATGGCAACGCAATTAGCAATCAACATTCTCTCTGAGACTGAAGTCAGCGCCATTGATACCACTGCACAATCACTACAAACAAGCAAGGGCGCAATCTCTTATGCAAAGCTAGTTCTGACCTTAGGTGCCGATCAAATTCGGATACCGCTAGAAGGCAACGCTGCAGACGAAGTACTGACCGTCAATGATTTAGAGGACTACGCCAAGTTTCGAAATGCCATTGCAAGCAAAAAGAAAGTGGCAATTCTGGGAGCAGGTCTCATTGGCTGCGAGTTTGCGAATGATCTTGTCTTGGGCGACTATGAAGTAGATGTAATTGATTTAGCCCCACAAGTCTTAGGTCGCCTATTACCTGAGGCTGCAGCAAAAGAATTGCAAGACAAGCTGAGTGATGCCGGGGTGCGCTGGCACTTCTCCACTACCGCTAAAGCCATTAACCGCAATGGTGATGCTATCCAAATTAGTCTTGCCAATGGTGAAGCGATTTCTTGCGATGTTGTTCTATCTGCTGTTGGCCTAAAACCGAGATTGGATTTGGCAAAGGCAGCTGGCATTAAGACGGGTGTAGGCATTCAGGTGAATCGTGAGCTAGAGACTAGTGAAAAAAATATTTATTCGCTTGGTGATTGCGCAGAAGTTGAGGGCTTGGTCCTACCTTATGTCATGCCCATCATGCAAGCTGCAAGAGCATTAGCCCCAACATTGCTTGGACAAGTAACGGCCTTAAGTTACCCAGCAATGCCTGTGATGATTAAAACCCCCGCACTTCCAACTGTAGTGTCTCCACCGGCCAAGGATTCTGAAGGTCAATGGAAAACCACCGGCATTGACGGTGGCATTGAGGCGCGCTTTGAATCTCCCGATGGAAAGCTGCTGGGATTTGCTTTACTGGGAACCGCTACCGCACAGCGGGCAGCCCTAAGCAAAGAGTTGCCACCATTACTTCAGTAA
- a CDS encoding rubredoxin, whose product MKTWQCIVCGFIYDEAQGLLTEGIAPGTAWADVPDSWECPDCGVSKSDFEMVQVS is encoded by the coding sequence ATGAAAACTTGGCAATGTATCGTGTGTGGCTTTATTTATGACGAGGCTCAAGGCTTGCTGACAGAGGGTATCGCACCTGGAACCGCATGGGCTGACGTCCCGGATAGTTGGGAGTGCCCAGATTGCGGCGTATCTAAGTCTGATTTTGAAATGGTTCAGGTAAGCTAA
- a CDS encoding alkene reductase → MSGKEIMFTPVSLGSIQLKNRLVMAPLTRMRAIAGDVPSPLAKTYYAQRASAGLIITEATQISPLGMGYPATPGIYSPEQTAAWKEIVEAVHAKGGSIVAQLWHVGRISHSSLHPDQGVPEAPSAIAAAGQTYGADWKLHDYETPKAMSLDDIARLLKEFEAAAQNAKAAGFDGIEIHSANGYLLDQFLQDKTNQRNDQYGGSVENRLRLLGEVIEAVSKVFSSDRVGVRLSPYGTFNDIADSDPIALFTAAIKKLNGYKLAYVHMIEPRATSAGGGDQVNEEAPVTSELFRAAYQGKFITAGGYDQALGEKVLEAGLADAVAYGRIYIANPDLAERFQQSAPLNAYNRATFYGGQEAGYTDYPTL, encoded by the coding sequence ATGTCAGGTAAAGAAATTATGTTCACCCCAGTTAGTCTTGGTTCAATCCAATTAAAGAACCGTCTGGTAATGGCGCCATTAACGAGGATGCGCGCAATCGCTGGCGATGTACCAAGTCCTTTGGCAAAGACCTATTACGCACAACGTGCAAGTGCTGGTTTGATTATTACTGAGGCAACCCAAATTTCCCCCTTAGGCATGGGATACCCAGCCACTCCTGGTATTTACTCGCCAGAACAAACTGCTGCTTGGAAAGAAATTGTTGAGGCAGTTCATGCCAAAGGTGGATCGATTGTTGCCCAACTGTGGCATGTGGGCCGCATTTCCCATTCTTCTTTACATCCAGACCAGGGTGTACCAGAGGCACCGTCTGCTATTGCTGCTGCAGGGCAAACTTACGGGGCAGACTGGAAGTTACACGATTATGAGACTCCCAAAGCAATGAGTCTTGATGATATCGCGCGTTTGTTAAAAGAGTTTGAGGCTGCAGCACAAAACGCTAAAGCGGCAGGTTTTGATGGCATTGAGATTCACTCGGCCAACGGTTACTTGTTAGACCAATTCTTGCAAGATAAGACTAACCAACGTAACGATCAGTATGGTGGTTCAGTAGAAAATCGCTTACGCCTTTTAGGCGAAGTGATTGAGGCTGTTAGCAAGGTGTTCTCAAGCGATCGCGTAGGCGTTCGCCTTTCTCCTTATGGCACCTTTAACGATATTGCTGATAGTGATCCAATTGCATTATTCACTGCGGCAATCAAAAAATTGAATGGCTACAAATTAGCTTATGTCCATATGATTGAGCCACGCGCAACTAGCGCAGGTGGTGGTGATCAGGTAAATGAAGAGGCGCCCGTTACCTCAGAACTTTTCCGTGCAGCCTACCAGGGTAAATTTATTACTGCGGGTGGTTACGATCAGGCTCTAGGCGAAAAAGTGCTGGAAGCAGGTTTGGCTGATGCGGTGGCTTATGGCCGGATCTATATTGCCAATCCCGATTTAGCAGAACGCTTCCAGCAGAGCGCCCCGTTAAATGCTTATAACCGCGCTACTTTCTACGGCGGTCAAGAGGCTGGCTACACCGACTATCCAACACTCTAG
- a CDS encoding cytochrome b: MSTNRYHPASVFLHWLVFLLVIAAFISIELKGQFPKGSEPRELCKTIHGVFGQLIFIAMALRLMVRFAYGVPRPTNPKPLFISLAKAMHWLMYALLLISPIFGILYFQYGGKEIHFFGLVWPQLLTPNPEMKKLVEGIHEFLGNSLYFLIGIHALAGLWQHYILKDDTLRRMLNKVKAQA; this comes from the coding sequence ATGTCAACAAACCGTTATCACCCTGCCTCTGTCTTTCTACACTGGCTAGTCTTCTTACTCGTAATAGCAGCATTTATTAGCATCGAATTAAAGGGGCAATTCCCCAAAGGGAGTGAGCCACGTGAGCTTTGCAAAACCATTCACGGCGTCTTTGGTCAGCTCATTTTTATAGCTATGGCCCTTCGCTTGATGGTCCGCTTCGCTTATGGTGTTCCCAGGCCCACAAACCCCAAACCCTTATTCATCTCTTTAGCCAAGGCCATGCATTGGCTCATGTATGCCTTACTACTGATATCCCCCATCTTTGGAATTCTGTATTTTCAATATGGCGGCAAAGAAATCCATTTCTTTGGCTTGGTGTGGCCTCAGCTGCTTACCCCCAATCCAGAGATGAAAAAACTGGTCGAAGGAATTCATGAGTTTTTAGGAAATTCGCTGTACTTCCTAATTGGCATTCACGCTTTGGCTGGCTTGTGGCAACATTACATCCTGAAGGACGATACACTTCGTCGCATGTTAAATAAAGTGAAGGCGCAAGCTTAG